The following are from one region of the Silene latifolia isolate original U9 population chromosome 9, ASM4854445v1, whole genome shotgun sequence genome:
- the LOC141599032 gene encoding putative 3-hydroxyisobutyrate dehydrogenase-like 2, mitochondrial, producing the protein MAEIPPLIPKNGAPYPTSISPSTTRIGWIGIGVMGESMASRLISAGYSLTIFARTPSKAANLQSLGAKLVNSPVEVAQSSDVVFTMLGHPQDVRRIVLEKNTGVLSGLGPNGVIVDHTSSDPGLAKEIFAIAREKNCWAVDAPVSGGDIGAKNGNLAIFAGGDENVVDWLNPLLRIMGSKVSYMGGAGSGMSCKIANQIIVGANLLGLSEGLVFAGKAGLDKGKWVEAIRGGAAGSMVMELYGGRMIERDFKPGGFAEYMVKDMGMGVNFVEGGEDDGVVVLPGAALTKQLFSGMVANGDGKLGTQGLISVIERINGI; encoded by the coding sequence ATGGCGGAAATACCTCCATTAATCCCCAAAAATGGAGCTCCATATCCCACATCAATATCACCATCAACCACTCGTATTGGATGGATTGGCATTGGAGTAATGGGAGAATCAATGGCGTCTCGCCTAATTTCTGCAGGTTACTCTCTCACCATTTTCGCTCGAACTCCTTCAAAAGCCGCCAATCTTCAATCACTCGGCGCAAAACTCGTAAATTCCCCGGTCGAAGTTGCGCAATCAAGCGATGTTGTCTTCACTATGTTGGGACACCCGCAAGATGTTCGACGAATTGTCTTAGAGAAAAACACTGGTGTTTTATCCGGTTTAGGACCCAATGGGGTTATAGTTGATCATACTAGTAGTGACCCGGGTTTAGCGAAAGAAATTTTCGCAATTGCCCGAGAAAAGAATTGTTGGGCAGTTGATGCACCTGTGTCTGGGGGTGACATTGGTGCTAAAAATGGAAACTTGGCGATATTTGCGGGTGGTGATGAGAATGTGGTTGACTGGTTGAACCCGTTGTTGCGAATAATGGGTAGTAAAGTGAGTTATATGGGTGGGGCAGGGAGTGGGATGAGTTGTAAGATTGCTAATCAGATTATAGTGGGTGCAAATTTGCTTGGGTTGAGTGAAGGGTTAGTGTTTGCGGGGAAAGCGGGTTTGGATAAGGGGAAATGGGTTGAGGCGATACGAGGAGGGGCAGCAGGGTCTATGGTGATGGAGTTGTATGGGGGTAGGATGATTGAGAGGGATTTTAAACCAGGTGGGTTTGCTGAGTATATGGTTAAAGATATGGGTATGGGGGTTAATTTTGTCGAGGGTGGGGAAGATGATGGGGTTGTTGTTTTGCCTGGTGCGGCGTTGACTAAGCAGCTCTTCTCTGGGATGGTTGCTAATGGTGATGGGAAGCTTGGCACTCAAGGGCTCATTAGTGTTATTGAGAGGATCAATGGCATATGA